The following coding sequences are from one Triticum dicoccoides isolate Atlit2015 ecotype Zavitan chromosome 4A, WEW_v2.0, whole genome shotgun sequence window:
- the LOC119288704 gene encoding putative cytochrome c biosynthesis ccmC-like mitochondrial protein, with product MSVSLLQPYFFMSKTKSYAQILIGSRLFLTAMAIHLSLRVAPPDLQQGGNSRISYVHVPTARMSIVIYIATSINSSLFPLTKHPLFLRSSGTGTEIGAFSTLFTLVTGGFRGRPMWGTFRVWDARLTSVFILFLIYLGALHFQKLPVEPAPISIRAGPINIPIIKSPVNLWNTSHQPGSISRSGTSIHVPMPIPILSNFANFPFSTRILFILETRLPIPSFPESPLTEEIEAREGIPLKT from the coding sequence ATGTCAGTTTCGTTATTACAACCTTATTTTTTTATGTCAAAGACAAAAAGCTACGCGCAAATTCTCATTGGATCTCGGTTGTTCTTAACAGCGATGGCTATTCATTTAAGTCTTCGGGTAGCACCACCAGATCTTCAACAAGGTGGAAATTCTCGTATTTCATATGTACATGTTCCTACGGCTCGGATGAGTATAGTTATTTATATCGCGACATCTATAAACAGTTCCTTGTTCCCATTAACAAAACATCCCCTTTTTCTTCGCTCTTCCGGAACCGGTACAGAAATTGGTGCTTTTTCTACTTTGTTTACGTTAGTGACTGGGGGGTTTCGGGGAAGGCCTATGTGGGGTACCTTTCGGGTGTGGGATGCTCGTTTAACTTCTGTATTCATCTTGTTCCTTATTTACCTGGGTGCACTGCATTTTCAAAAGCTTCCTGTCGAACCGGCTCCTATTTCAATCCGTGCTGGACCGATCAATATACCAATAATAAAGTCTCCAGTCAACCTGTGGAATACATCGCATCAACCTGGGAGCATTAGCCGATCTGGTACATCAATACATGTTCCTATGCCCATTCCAATCTTGTCTAACTTTGCTAACTTCCCCTTCTCTACCCGTATCTTGTTCATTCTGGAAACACGTCTTCCTATTCCATCTTTTCCCGAATCTCCCTTAACGGAAGAAATAGAAGCTCGAGAAGGAATACCACTAAAAACCTAG